A region from the Manihot esculenta cultivar AM560-2 chromosome 13, M.esculenta_v8, whole genome shotgun sequence genome encodes:
- the LOC110629631 gene encoding NEDD8-conjugating enzyme Ubc12: MIRLFKVKEKQKELAENANGGVPIKKQTAGELRLHKDISELNLPKSCTISFPNGKDNLMNFEVSIRPDEGYYLGGTFLFSFQVSPIYPHEAPKVKCKTKVYHPNIDLEGNVCLNILREDWKPVLNINTIIYGLYHLFTEPNYEDPLNHDAAAVLRDNPKMFESNVRRAMAGGYVGQTFFPRCI, encoded by the exons ATGATTCGCCTGTTTAAAGTAAAGGAGAAGCAGAAAGAACTTGCTGAAAATGCCAATGGAGGGGTACCCATCAAAAAGCAAACTGCTGGAGAATTACGTCTTCATAAGG ATATTTCTGAGCTGAACCTGCCTAAATCATGCACCATTTCATTTCCCAACGGCAAGGACAACCTGATGAATTTTGAGGTTTCAATTCGACCGGATGAAGGATATTATTT AGGTGGCACATTTCTGTTCTCTTTCCAAGTTTCTCCCATCTATCCACATGAGGCACCTAAGGTTAAGTGCAAGACCAAG GTTTATCATCCTAACATTGACTTGGAAGGAAATGTCTGCCTCAACATCTTGCGTGAAGACTGGAAACCAGTCCTCAATATAAACACCattatatatggattatatcaTCTTTTCAcg GAACCAAATTATGAGGATCCCCTTAATCATGATGCTGCTGCTGTGTTGAGGGATAACCCAAAAATGTTCGAGTCTAATGTGAGAAGAGCTATGGCTGGAGGATATGTGGGGCAAACCTTTTTCCCGCGGTGTATTTAG
- the LOC110629630 gene encoding uncharacterized protein LOC110629630 isoform X1 — protein MTYDFDTLVQMPFTHSHDVLSTFNFLFLCIYSFILSADFVFPRDESLISCVDFVFFILAMFYLHRTRKIFGISLSLILINLAAIMERADENLLPAVYKEVSEAFNAGPADLGYLTFVRNFVQGLASPLAGVLVLIYDRPAVLAIGTLCWALSTAAVGASQQFMQVAFWRAVNGFGLAIVIPALQSFIADSYKDSVRGTGFGLVNLIGNLGGIGGGVLATVMAGQQYWGIQGWRCAFIMMATLSSIIGFLVFLFVVDPRKTMNIHRDALERDDRKEMIERSNSSVSSIWTESWTAMQAVMKVKTFQVIVLQGIVGTLPWTAMVFFTMWFELIGFDHNSTAFLLSLFAVGCSFGALLGGVIADRMSHIYPHSGRIMCAQFSAIMGIPFSWFLLKEIPQSVSSYFTFAVTVFLMGLSISWNGSAVNAPIFAEVVPVKHRTMIYAFDRAFEGSLSAFAAPLVGILSENMFGYDSKSIDPVKGSVQQASALSKGLLSMMTVPFGLCCLFYTPLYKYFWQDRENARLASLKEAEMTRVAL, from the exons aTGACATACGATTTTGATACCTTAGTTCAAATGCCATTCACACATTCACATGATGTTCTTTCCACTTTCAACTTTCTTTTCTTGTGCatatattcatttattttgagCGCGGACTTTGTTTTTCCTCGTGATGAAAGTTTAATTTCATGTGTGGACTTTGTCTTCTTTATTTTGGCAATGTTTTACCTTCACAGAACAAGAAAGATTTTTGGGATTTCTCTTTCTCTCATCCTTATAAACTTGGCTGCTATAATGGAGCGTGCCGATGAAAATCTCCTTCCTGCTGTTTACAAAGAAGTTAGTGAAGCTTTTAATGCTGGGCCAGCTGATTTGGGGTATCTTACTTTCGTAAGGAACTTTGTGCAGGGACTGGCATCACCCCTGGCAGGTGTTCTAGTTCTAATTTATGATCGCCCTGCAGTGCTTGCAATAGGGACATTATGCTGGGCCTTATCGACAGCTGCAGTGGGTGCAAGCCAGCAATTTATGCAAGTTGCATTTTGGAGAGCTGTAAATGGCTTTGGACTGGCAATTGTAATACCAGCATTGCAGTCTTTCATTGCTGATAGCTATAAGGACAGTGTAAGGGGAACTGGATTTGGGTTGGTAAATCTTATTGGTAACCTGGGTGGTATAGGAGGTGGTGTACTCGCGACCGTTATGGCTGGCCAGCAGTATTGGGGCATCCAAGGATGGCGTTGTGCCTTCATCATGATGGCAACATTGAGTTCTATAATTGGAtttcttgttttcttatttGTTGTTGACCCAAGGAAAACAATGAATATCCATCGTGATGCTCTTGAAAGAGATGATAG GAAAGAGATGATAGAAAGGAGCAATTCTAGTGTATCTTCCATTTGGACAGAGTCTTGGACAGCCATGCAAGCTGTTATGAAAGTGAAAACATTTCAGGTTATTGTTCTGCAGGGCATTGTTGGAACTCTACCATGGACCGCCATGGTTTTCTTCACCATGTGGTTTGAACTAATTG GTTTTGATCATAATAGCACAGCATTCCTCCTAAGTCTCTTTGCTGTTGGATGTTCATTTGGGGCGCTTCTTGGCGGAGTGATAGCAGATCGAATGTCACATATTTACCCACACTCTGGCCGGATCATGTGTGCGCAATTCAGCGCCATCATGGGCATTCCATTCTCGTGGTTTCTGCTTAAAGAAATTCCTCAGTCAGTAAGCAGTTATTTTACTTTTGCTGTTACAGTTTTCCTGATGGGTCTTAGTATCAGCTGGAATGGTTCTGCTGTTAATGCACCAATATTTGCCGAGGTAGTCCCTGTGAAACACCGAACCATGATTTACGCATTCGATCGCGCTTTTGAAGGATCACTCTCCGCTTTTGCTGCACCCTTAGTTGGAATTCTTTCAGAAAATATGTTTGGGTATGATTCGAAATCTATCGATCCAGTTAAAGGTTCTGTTCAGCAGGCTTCTGCACTGTCAAAGGGACTTCTGTCAATGATGACAGTTCCATTTGGTTTGTGTTGCTTGTTTTACACCCCATTATACAAGTATTTTTGGCAGGATCGTGAAAATGCCAGATTGGCAAGCTTAAAAGAGGCAGAGATGACAAGAGTAGCATTGTAA
- the LOC110629630 gene encoding uncharacterized protein LOC110629630 isoform X2, translating into MKTRKIFGISLSLILINLAAIMERADENLLPAVYKEVSEAFNAGPADLGYLTFVRNFVQGLASPLAGVLVLIYDRPAVLAIGTLCWALSTAAVGASQQFMQVAFWRAVNGFGLAIVIPALQSFIADSYKDSVRGTGFGLVNLIGNLGGIGGGVLATVMAGQQYWGIQGWRCAFIMMATLSSIIGFLVFLFVVDPRKTMNIHRDALERDDRKEMIERSNSSVSSIWTESWTAMQAVMKVKTFQVIVLQGIVGTLPWTAMVFFTMWFELIGFDHNSTAFLLSLFAVGCSFGALLGGVIADRMSHIYPHSGRIMCAQFSAIMGIPFSWFLLKEIPQSVSSYFTFAVTVFLMGLSISWNGSAVNAPIFAEVVPVKHRTMIYAFDRAFEGSLSAFAAPLVGILSENMFGYDSKSIDPVKGSVQQASALSKGLLSMMTVPFGLCCLFYTPLYKYFWQDRENARLASLKEAEMTRVAL; encoded by the exons ATGAA AACAAGAAAGATTTTTGGGATTTCTCTTTCTCTCATCCTTATAAACTTGGCTGCTATAATGGAGCGTGCCGATGAAAATCTCCTTCCTGCTGTTTACAAAGAAGTTAGTGAAGCTTTTAATGCTGGGCCAGCTGATTTGGGGTATCTTACTTTCGTAAGGAACTTTGTGCAGGGACTGGCATCACCCCTGGCAGGTGTTCTAGTTCTAATTTATGATCGCCCTGCAGTGCTTGCAATAGGGACATTATGCTGGGCCTTATCGACAGCTGCAGTGGGTGCAAGCCAGCAATTTATGCAAGTTGCATTTTGGAGAGCTGTAAATGGCTTTGGACTGGCAATTGTAATACCAGCATTGCAGTCTTTCATTGCTGATAGCTATAAGGACAGTGTAAGGGGAACTGGATTTGGGTTGGTAAATCTTATTGGTAACCTGGGTGGTATAGGAGGTGGTGTACTCGCGACCGTTATGGCTGGCCAGCAGTATTGGGGCATCCAAGGATGGCGTTGTGCCTTCATCATGATGGCAACATTGAGTTCTATAATTGGAtttcttgttttcttatttGTTGTTGACCCAAGGAAAACAATGAATATCCATCGTGATGCTCTTGAAAGAGATGATAG GAAAGAGATGATAGAAAGGAGCAATTCTAGTGTATCTTCCATTTGGACAGAGTCTTGGACAGCCATGCAAGCTGTTATGAAAGTGAAAACATTTCAGGTTATTGTTCTGCAGGGCATTGTTGGAACTCTACCATGGACCGCCATGGTTTTCTTCACCATGTGGTTTGAACTAATTG GTTTTGATCATAATAGCACAGCATTCCTCCTAAGTCTCTTTGCTGTTGGATGTTCATTTGGGGCGCTTCTTGGCGGAGTGATAGCAGATCGAATGTCACATATTTACCCACACTCTGGCCGGATCATGTGTGCGCAATTCAGCGCCATCATGGGCATTCCATTCTCGTGGTTTCTGCTTAAAGAAATTCCTCAGTCAGTAAGCAGTTATTTTACTTTTGCTGTTACAGTTTTCCTGATGGGTCTTAGTATCAGCTGGAATGGTTCTGCTGTTAATGCACCAATATTTGCCGAGGTAGTCCCTGTGAAACACCGAACCATGATTTACGCATTCGATCGCGCTTTTGAAGGATCACTCTCCGCTTTTGCTGCACCCTTAGTTGGAATTCTTTCAGAAAATATGTTTGGGTATGATTCGAAATCTATCGATCCAGTTAAAGGTTCTGTTCAGCAGGCTTCTGCACTGTCAAAGGGACTTCTGTCAATGATGACAGTTCCATTTGGTTTGTGTTGCTTGTTTTACACCCCATTATACAAGTATTTTTGGCAGGATCGTGAAAATGCCAGATTGGCAAGCTTAAAAGAGGCAGAGATGACAAGAGTAGCATTGTAA
- the LOC110630008 gene encoding BES1/BZR1 homolog protein 2 produces the protein MTAGGCSGRLPTWKERENNKRRERRRRAIAAKIYAGLRAQGNFKLPKHCDNNEVLKALCLEAGWIVEDDGTTYRKGCKPPPSEIAGIPTNISASSSVQPSPQSSNFPSPVPSYHASPTSSSFPSPSRYDGNPSNYLLPFLRNIASIPTNLPPLRISNSAPVTPPLSSPTSRSSKRKADWESFSNGSLNSFHHPLFAVSAPSSPTRRQHLAPATIPECDESDASTVDSSRWVSFQAAASQVAPPSPTFNLVKPVAQQSGFLDGVDGHGGLGWGAAAERGRGSEFEFENGRVKPWEGERIHEIGVDDLELTLGCAKAH, from the exons ATGACCGCCGGTGGATGTTCAGGAAGGTTGCCTACTTGGAAGGAGAGAGAGAATAATAAGAGAAGAGAGAGGAGGAGAAGAGCCATAGCTGCTAAGATTTATGCAGGACTTAGAGCTCAGGGGAACTTTAAACTTCCTAAACATTGTGATAATAATGAAGTCTTGAAAGCTCTCTGCCTTGAGGCTGGCTGGATCGTTGAAGATGATGGCACCACCTATCGCAAG GGCTGCAAGCCACCCCCATCAGAGATTGCTGGCATTCCAACAAATATCAGTGCAAGTTCTTCTGTTCAACCCAGTCCACAATCCTCAAATTTCCCAAGTCCGGTACCTTCCTACCATGCCAGTCCAACATCCTCCTCATTTCCAAGCCCCAGTAGGTATGATGGAAACCCCTCCAATTACCTCCTTCCTTTCCTTCGAAACATAGCTTCAATCCCCACGAACCTTCCTCCTCTTAGAATATCCAATAGTGCTCCTGTAACCCCACCACTTTCTTCCCCAACTTCTAGAAGTTCAAAGAGGAAAGCTGATTGGGAATCCTTTTCAAATGGCTCTCTGAATTCTTTTCACCATCCTCTTTTTGCTGTTTCTGCCCCTTCCAGCCCTACCCGACGCCAGCATCTTGCACCAGCAACAATACCAGAATGTGATGAGTCTGATGCCTCTACTGTGGACTCTAGTCGCTGGGTAAGTTTTCAGGCAGCTGCTTCCCAGGTAGCTCCTCCTTCACCAACATTTAATCTTGTTAAACCAGTGGCTCAGCAGAGTGGTTTTCTGGATGGAGTTGATGGGCATGGAGGATTAGGCTGGGGGGCAGCAGCAGAGAGGGGGAGAGGATCGGAGTTTGAATTTGAGAATGGGAGGGTGAAGCCATGGGAGGGTGAGAGGATTCACGAGATAGGGGTGGATGACCTTGAGCTCACACTTGGGTGTGCAAAGGCTCATTAA